A window from Thioclava sp. GXIMD2076 encodes these proteins:
- a CDS encoding (2Fe-2S)-binding protein codes for MSAVSVDLAVIGAGPAGMAAATEAAKAGLSVVVLDEQPRPGGQIYRGIETVTPKREAILGADYSAGRSLAEAFRASSTAYRAGASVWNIGTDLMIDVSQEGTSSQIRPRAILSATGALERPMPMRGWTLPGVTTIGALQILLKSAGVVQPDAVLAGSGPLLWLLAQQMVAAGCPPKAVVENIPKGRMLSAAKHLPKALKARTYLTKGLRLMQAVRAAGVPIYRHAQDLAIMGSGAAEALEFTSGGKSHRIDSGTIALHQGVVPNQQITRLLRAAHHWDASQHCFRPTLDAAGQTSVAGLYVAGDGAGIAGAASAALQGRLVALEIARSLGREVKGGRLTRLRAALERDGAVRPLLETLYAPAPEVLAPADDVLLCRCEEVTAGSVRETVRLGAPGPNQVKSLLRTGMGPCQGRICGLAVAGVIAATKGESPSVTDYYRIRPPLKPLQLSELAGFAPEPDTPEVVR; via the coding sequence ATGAGCGCCGTTTCTGTCGATCTCGCCGTCATTGGTGCAGGCCCTGCTGGCATGGCTGCCGCAACCGAAGCTGCAAAGGCCGGCCTCTCGGTCGTGGTGCTGGATGAGCAGCCCCGTCCGGGTGGTCAAATCTATCGCGGTATCGAAACCGTAACGCCCAAGCGCGAGGCGATCTTAGGCGCAGATTACAGCGCGGGCCGGTCTTTGGCCGAGGCATTCCGCGCCAGTTCTACCGCCTATCGCGCCGGCGCATCTGTCTGGAATATTGGCACCGATCTGATGATTGATGTCTCGCAAGAGGGGACCTCCTCGCAGATACGTCCACGGGCGATTCTTTCCGCGACTGGTGCGCTTGAACGCCCGATGCCTATGCGCGGCTGGACCCTGCCCGGTGTCACCACTATAGGCGCGCTGCAAATCCTGCTGAAATCGGCTGGTGTGGTGCAGCCCGATGCGGTGCTGGCAGGCTCAGGGCCGCTATTGTGGCTACTGGCGCAGCAGATGGTGGCGGCAGGCTGCCCGCCCAAAGCGGTGGTCGAAAATATCCCCAAGGGCCGGATGCTCTCGGCGGCCAAGCATCTGCCCAAGGCTCTGAAAGCGCGCACCTATCTGACCAAGGGCTTACGTCTGATGCAGGCCGTGCGCGCGGCGGGCGTGCCCATCTATCGCCATGCGCAGGATCTTGCGATCATGGGAAGCGGTGCCGCCGAGGCGCTGGAATTCACCTCTGGCGGCAAGAGCCACCGCATCGATAGCGGCACGATCGCGCTGCATCAGGGTGTTGTGCCCAACCAGCAGATCACGCGGCTCTTGCGCGCCGCGCACCACTGGGATGCGTCGCAGCATTGCTTCCGCCCGACGCTCGATGCGGCGGGCCAGACAAGTGTCGCGGGGCTCTATGTGGCAGGCGATGGTGCAGGGATTGCGGGGGCGGCTTCGGCCGCACTTCAAGGTCGTCTGGTGGCGCTTGAGATCGCGCGTTCCTTGGGCCGTGAGGTGAAAGGCGGCCGGTTGACCCGCCTGCGCGCAGCGCTGGAACGTGACGGCGCAGTGCGGCCGCTTCTGGAAACTCTTTATGCCCCCGCGCCGGAGGTGTTGGCCCCAGCCGATGATGTGCTTCTGTGTCGCTGTGAAGAAGTGACCGCAGGCAGTGTCCGCGAGACCGTGCGTCTGGGCGCCCCCGGCCCCAATCAGGTAAAATCGCTTTTGCGCACGGGCATGGGCCCCTGTCAGGGTCGGATCTGCGGGCTGGCCGTGGCGGGTGTGATCGCGGCCACCAAGGGCGAAAGCCCCTCTGTCACCGATTATTACCGTATCCGCCCGCCGCTGAAACCGCTGCAACTGTCGGAACTGGCGGGCTTTGCCCCCGAACCTGACACGCCCGAGGTAGTGAGATGA
- a CDS encoding LLM class flavin-dependent oxidoreductase, with amino-acid sequence MNVLWYMCAPDGHYPWKPEGSRTVDYGYYKQLAQAYDHLGYTGALFATGAHDVWVLASAMMAATERLKLLCAVHPGVVAPTLLAKMAATLQEFSEGRTLLNIVSGDAKMMGAYGLTMSHDERYEMADEYLTIYNRLMKGESVTQDGRYFPTVGAKLALPVSGDTAPPLWFGGSSDKAIDVAAKHVETYLSWGETPEQMKEKVEKVRAKAAEYGRELTYGVRLYVIVRRTDEEAWAAAADMYDQMDAASIAGNQKFVGGTDSIGQRRMSAMHGGIKPDNLRDLEVAPNIWAGIGLVRPGPGSAIVGSPDTVIRTLEEYRKAGIDTFILSGMPLLEEAYRFGELVLPKLDVSREDPKPARKQFTWNTLFDRDLDAKVKQNA; translated from the coding sequence ATGAATGTGCTTTGGTACATGTGCGCCCCCGACGGGCACTACCCGTGGAAACCAGAAGGATCGCGAACCGTAGACTACGGATATTATAAGCAACTTGCGCAGGCCTATGACCACCTCGGCTACACGGGCGCGCTGTTTGCCACGGGCGCGCATGACGTCTGGGTCCTCGCATCTGCGATGATGGCCGCCACCGAGCGGCTGAAGCTTTTGTGTGCGGTCCACCCGGGCGTCGTCGCCCCCACGCTTCTGGCCAAGATGGCAGCGACCCTTCAGGAATTCTCCGAAGGACGGACGCTTCTCAATATCGTCTCGGGCGACGCCAAGATGATGGGCGCCTATGGCCTCACCATGAGCCACGACGAGCGCTACGAGATGGCGGACGAATATCTCACCATCTACAACCGGCTGATGAAGGGCGAGAGCGTCACGCAGGATGGCCGATATTTCCCGACGGTCGGCGCGAAACTCGCGCTTCCCGTGAGCGGGGACACCGCACCGCCGCTGTGGTTCGGCGGGTCGTCCGACAAGGCCATCGATGTCGCGGCCAAACACGTCGAGACCTACTTGAGCTGGGGCGAGACGCCCGAGCAGATGAAGGAGAAGGTCGAAAAGGTGCGCGCCAAGGCCGCCGAATATGGCCGCGAACTGACCTATGGCGTGCGCTTGTACGTGATCGTGCGCCGGACAGACGAAGAAGCATGGGCCGCAGCGGCCGACATGTACGACCAGATGGATGCCGCCTCGATTGCGGGTAACCAGAAATTCGTGGGCGGCACAGACTCCATCGGCCAGCGCCGGATGAGCGCCATGCATGGCGGGATAAAACCGGACAATCTGCGTGACCTCGAGGTTGCCCCCAACATCTGGGCCGGTATTGGTCTGGTGCGCCCCGGCCCCGGGAGTGCGATCGTTGGTAGCCCCGACACTGTGATCCGCACGCTCGAGGAATACAGGAAAGCCGGCATCGACACTTTCATACTGTCCGGGATGCCGCTTCTCGAGGAAGCCTACCGCTTCGGCGAGCTGGTCCTGCCGAAACTCGACGTCAGTCGCGAAGACCCGAAGCCCGCGCGCAAGCAGTTCACCTGGAACACGCTGTTCGATCGCGATCTTGACGCAAAAGTCAAGCAGAACGCGTAA
- a CDS encoding FAD-dependent oxidoreductase translates to MTPHTGRTADLVVVGGGLHGCAAALFAAKRGLDVIVIEKDSVARHASGVNAGGVRRLGRHYAEVPISQHSMGIWHGIGDLLDDDTGFQVAPQIKVAETEVELNRLRTRVADLNGMGFTHETILSRSELRHYLPAVADHAVGGLASLTDGFAQPYWTTFAFRQKAAKLGVRFHEGLTVTDVTRDAGDWVALTDAGAFRAPKLLNSAGAWAGALAARLGEHAPVEAIAPMMIVTARLPHFCDAVVGAAGRPLSFKQMPNGTVVIGGGRRGRADATKNQSEILFPELRRTAETAMDLFPIMRQATIVRSWSGVEGRMPDDIPVIGPSARHEGLFHAFGFSAHGFQMGPGVGDIMAELIATGHTQAPISPFSIARFA, encoded by the coding sequence ATGACCCCTCATACTGGCCGGACAGCCGATCTGGTGGTGGTGGGCGGCGGGTTGCATGGCTGCGCGGCGGCGCTTTTTGCGGCCAAGCGCGGGCTGGATGTGATCGTAATCGAGAAAGACAGCGTGGCGCGCCATGCCTCGGGGGTGAATGCAGGTGGCGTGCGCCGGCTTGGGCGCCATTATGCCGAGGTGCCGATCTCGCAGCATTCGATGGGGATCTGGCACGGCATCGGCGATCTACTGGACGATGATACCGGCTTTCAGGTGGCGCCCCAGATCAAGGTCGCCGAGACGGAGGTCGAGTTGAACCGGCTGCGCACCCGTGTCGCCGATCTGAACGGCATGGGCTTTACCCATGAAACCATCCTGTCGCGCTCCGAGCTGCGCCATTATCTTCCGGCGGTGGCCGATCATGCAGTGGGGGGACTTGCCTCACTCACCGATGGGTTTGCCCAGCCTTACTGGACCACCTTTGCCTTTCGCCAGAAAGCCGCAAAGCTGGGGGTGCGTTTTCATGAGGGCCTCACCGTCACTGATGTCACGCGCGATGCCGGGGACTGGGTGGCTCTGACAGATGCGGGAGCGTTTCGCGCGCCGAAGCTTCTTAATAGTGCGGGCGCGTGGGCGGGGGCTCTGGCGGCCCGATTGGGAGAGCATGCCCCCGTCGAAGCGATAGCGCCGATGATGATCGTGACCGCCCGCCTGCCGCATTTTTGCGATGCTGTGGTAGGGGCTGCGGGACGGCCCCTGTCATTCAAGCAAATGCCGAATGGCACCGTGGTTATCGGTGGCGGACGGCGCGGGCGCGCCGATGCCACAAAAAATCAGTCCGAGATCCTTTTCCCCGAGTTGCGCCGCACCGCCGAGACGGCGATGGACCTGTTCCCGATCATGCGGCAGGCCACCATTGTGCGTAGCTGGTCGGGTGTCGAGGGGCGCATGCCTGACGATATTCCCGTCATCGGCCCCTCGGCCCGCCACGAAGGTCTGTTCCACGCGTTCGGCTTTTCGGCCCACGGGTTCCAGATGGGGCCAGGGGTGGGCGATATCATGGCCGAACTGATCGCCACCGGCCACACACAGGCCCCGATTTCTCCGTTTTCCATCGCGCGTTTTGCCTGA
- a CDS encoding TRAP transporter substrate-binding protein — MIDRRGLLKGGAYAVAGALAVPAYVRRAFAAQQITVASLMAEEKPETLIWHKIAEIVEEAMPGAFAFNIVPNAALGAEQEVAQSAKLGSVQASLSTISLMSNWVPETQIFDLPFLFRDAAHVQAASESSVGDELKEKLAGEGFVVPAFINYGARHLLTKTPVADPAPLAGMNMRVIQSPLHTKLWQSYGANPTGIPIVETYNALQTGVVDAMDLTKSAYAGFKLYEVVPYLTETSHIWATGVVYYSQMFWSTLSPEAQEVLAAAAVEGAAYFNDLIVADETSSMEQVTAAGGEVVQPTEVKAWVAGARPVWEDLAPTVGGMEKIEMLYGLA, encoded by the coding sequence TTGATCGACCGCCGTGGCCTTCTCAAAGGCGGAGCTTACGCCGTTGCAGGGGCGCTCGCGGTCCCTGCCTATGTCCGCCGGGCCTTTGCCGCGCAGCAGATCACGGTGGCCTCGCTCATGGCAGAGGAAAAGCCTGAAACCCTGATCTGGCACAAGATCGCCGAAATCGTCGAAGAAGCGATGCCCGGTGCCTTCGCCTTCAACATCGTGCCGAACGCAGCCCTCGGCGCAGAACAGGAAGTCGCGCAGTCTGCCAAACTCGGCTCCGTGCAGGCCTCACTCTCGACCATCTCGCTCATGTCGAACTGGGTGCCGGAAACCCAGATCTTCGACCTGCCGTTCCTGTTCCGTGATGCAGCCCACGTCCAGGCCGCCAGCGAAAGCAGCGTCGGCGACGAGCTCAAGGAAAAGCTCGCGGGCGAAGGTTTCGTGGTGCCTGCCTTCATCAACTACGGCGCGCGTCACTTGCTGACCAAAACCCCGGTCGCGGACCCCGCACCTCTCGCGGGCATGAACATGCGCGTGATCCAGAGCCCGCTGCATACCAAACTTTGGCAATCCTACGGGGCGAACCCGACCGGTATCCCGATCGTCGAGACCTACAACGCGCTTCAGACCGGCGTCGTCGATGCGATGGACCTCACCAAAAGTGCCTATGCCGGCTTCAAACTCTACGAAGTCGTGCCCTATCTCACCGAAACCTCCCACATCTGGGCGACCGGCGTGGTCTATTACTCGCAGATGTTCTGGAGCACGCTATCGCCCGAGGCCCAAGAGGTTCTAGCGGCCGCTGCAGTCGAAGGAGCGGCCTATTTCAACGATCTCATCGTCGCTGACGAAACGAGTTCGATGGAGCAGGTCACCGCAGCCGGTGGCGAAGTGGTCCAGCCGACCGAGGTGAAGGCCTGGGTCGCCGGAGCGCGGCCCGTCTGGGAAGACCTCGCCCCCACAGTGGGCGGCATGGAGAAGATCGAAATGCTCTACGGGCTCGCCTGA
- a CDS encoding (2Fe-2S)-binding protein encodes MAPSTPRRIETGRLVTFTFEGQPVEGQVGESVAAALTAAGIRNLRDSVVSGAPRGIYCMMGACFDCLVQIDGIPNRLACMTEVREGLEVRRQAGAAEVTL; translated from the coding sequence ATGGCACCGTCCACGCCTCGGCGCATTGAAACCGGCCGCCTCGTGACCTTTACCTTTGAGGGACAGCCCGTCGAGGGGCAGGTTGGTGAAAGCGTGGCCGCCGCGCTGACCGCCGCCGGTATCCGCAACCTGCGTGATAGTGTTGTCTCGGGCGCGCCGCGAGGGATCTATTGCATGATGGGGGCCTGTTTCGACTGTCTGGTCCAAATCGATGGCATTCCCAACCGGCTGGCTTGCATGACCGAAGTGCGCGAGGGTCTAGAGGTCCGCCGTCAGGCGGGTGCTGCGGAGGTGACGCTATGA
- a CDS encoding TRAP transporter large permease subunit, giving the protein MGSSLISSDSLSLGLAKPARRLLAILEHVFGGVVAFGLALLLALVLAGFVMRYGFSSSILGAEDAGNWLYVAITAVGAPLALRSALAMRLDIIHVRLADRPRMVADVVAEALTLLSGLILAHGSSTAARIMGGTNAALGLPQWVPFVVFGIGGALVMLFVALDLIAKGRPEILIGAAALASVLFWCGQQGFLLSLPLAPSLAMGLIVVLGLVVAAPLPHAFFAAAYLVIPLGSALPEPALVNSALSGMMKFLLLAIPFFLLAGILLTKSGVAGRLVQFADALVGHHRGGLAQTTLLTNLLFAGASGSSIASAAFGAKMFQPELQARGYAPEKAGAIIAATSVIDNVIPPSIAFLIMATATNLSVGKLLFGGLWAGLLLAIALFVVIRLTCHDTPVSARSDGRTRVTLGLRAIPAFGLGIIVVFGIRLGFVTTTEAAAAAAFYTFLLSLFYGLKTRGLYDAFRQAGTEAAAIALLIASAAPFAFLLAVDDISGAIGAVADLLGSGPVAVLALSVAILLIAGLVLDIGAAILLFAPLLLPLATATGLDPVIFGVIIVVNLMIGGLTPPFGVLIFVVAGVTRIPTAALFRSALPHVLTLALALFAICLFALVQAGLF; this is encoded by the coding sequence ATGGGATCGAGCCTGATTTCGAGCGATAGCCTTTCATTGGGGCTGGCCAAACCGGCACGTCGCCTCCTCGCGATCCTCGAACATGTTTTCGGAGGAGTGGTCGCCTTCGGGCTCGCCCTTCTGCTGGCTCTCGTGCTTGCAGGCTTCGTGATGCGCTACGGGTTCTCGTCTTCTATTCTGGGTGCCGAGGATGCCGGCAACTGGCTTTATGTGGCGATCACGGCCGTCGGGGCGCCTTTGGCGCTTCGTTCGGCCCTCGCCATGCGTCTCGACATCATCCACGTGCGTCTCGCCGACCGTCCGCGGATGGTCGCGGATGTCGTCGCCGAAGCGCTAACCCTGCTGTCGGGCCTCATTCTCGCACATGGCAGCAGCACTGCCGCGCGGATCATGGGCGGCACCAACGCAGCGCTCGGTCTGCCACAGTGGGTGCCCTTCGTGGTGTTCGGCATCGGCGGCGCACTCGTCATGCTTTTCGTCGCGCTGGACCTGATCGCCAAGGGCCGTCCCGAAATCCTGATCGGCGCTGCCGCATTGGCGAGCGTCCTGTTCTGGTGCGGGCAACAGGGCTTTCTCCTGTCGCTGCCCCTCGCCCCCAGCCTCGCGATGGGGTTGATCGTCGTCCTGGGCCTCGTGGTCGCGGCTCCGCTCCCGCACGCCTTCTTTGCGGCAGCCTACCTCGTCATCCCGCTCGGTAGTGCCTTACCCGAACCCGCGCTCGTAAACTCGGCGCTGTCCGGCATGATGAAGTTCCTGCTTCTCGCAATCCCGTTCTTTCTGCTTGCAGGCATTCTGCTGACGAAATCGGGCGTCGCCGGACGACTGGTGCAGTTCGCGGATGCGCTCGTCGGACACCATCGCGGCGGTCTTGCCCAAACGACCCTCCTCACAAACCTGCTCTTTGCAGGCGCTTCTGGCTCCTCGATCGCTTCCGCTGCCTTCGGCGCAAAGATGTTCCAGCCCGAACTTCAAGCCCGCGGATATGCTCCAGAAAAGGCCGGAGCGATCATCGCTGCAACCTCGGTGATAGACAATGTTATCCCGCCCTCGATCGCCTTTCTCATCATGGCGACTGCTACCAACCTGTCAGTCGGAAAACTGCTGTTTGGCGGGCTGTGGGCCGGATTGCTGCTGGCGATCGCGCTGTTCGTCGTCATCCGTCTCACCTGCCACGACACGCCGGTGAGCGCGCGCAGCGACGGGCGGACCCGCGTCACGCTGGGACTGCGGGCCATTCCGGCCTTCGGACTGGGGATCATCGTGGTCTTCGGCATCCGCCTCGGCTTCGTTACCACGACCGAGGCCGCAGCTGCCGCTGCCTTCTACACCTTTCTGTTGAGCCTGTTCTACGGCCTGAAAACGCGCGGCCTGTACGATGCTTTCCGCCAAGCCGGCACCGAAGCGGCGGCGATCGCGCTTCTCATCGCGTCCGCCGCGCCCTTCGCGTTCCTTCTTGCAGTCGACGACATATCCGGAGCAATCGGCGCCGTCGCAGATCTGCTCGGCAGCGGCCCCGTCGCGGTCCTCGCTCTCTCGGTCGCCATCCTGTTAATTGCGGGCCTCGTCCTCGATATTGGCGCCGCCATTCTGCTGTTCGCGCCGCTCCTTCTGCCGCTCGCCACGGCCACGGGCCTCGATCCGGTTATCTTCGGCGTCATCATAGTCGTGAACCTTATGATCGGCGGCCTCACGCCTCCTTTCGGTGTACTGATTTTCGTCGTCGCAGGCGTGACCCGCATCCCGACTGCCGCACTGTTCAGGTCAGCCCTGCCCCATGTCCTGACCCTCGCCCTCGCCCTCTTTGCCATCTGCCTCTTCGCACTCGTGCAGGCAGGCCTCTTCTGA
- a CDS encoding gamma-glutamyltransferase family protein yields MLETPMSLGGMVTAPHHLAAHVGRDVLRDGGTAIEAAVATAAALAVVYPHMTGLGGDGFWLIGRGGSEPPRSLHATGRAGRKAVPGLYEENGLNSVPWRGPLAALTVPGTVSGWEAALALSAQWQPPLPLERLLEPAIHYAEAGFPVTRSQARLCTAKRAELVDVPGFSDVFMPEGRPPEEGEIFRQPALARTLRQLARNGLRDFYEGEVAAQLAADLEATGSPVTAEDLATHKAEWLEPLALELPHAGATVWNTRPPTQGLVSLMILGIADRLDLGVESSFRHVHCLVEASKRAFAVRDRHIADRTTVPAPEQFLACEFLDRERRLIDTARAATWGEQTHPGDTIWMGVTDHAGRTVSFIQSLYYEFGSGLVSPQTGITLQNRGASFRLSGNWNILAPGRQPFTTLNPAMAAFRDGRQLTYGTMGGEGQPQTQAAIFTRLARFGLPLQEAVTAPRWLLGKTWGEGSLSLKIESRFDDDVITALREAGHDVEVTGPFEDFMGHAGAILRQPDGVLRGATDPRSDGAVSAI; encoded by the coding sequence ATGCTCGAAACACCGATGAGCCTGGGGGGCATGGTCACTGCCCCCCACCACCTTGCCGCCCATGTCGGGCGGGATGTCCTGCGCGATGGCGGCACGGCGATCGAGGCCGCGGTCGCTACTGCCGCGGCACTTGCGGTGGTCTATCCGCATATGACGGGGCTTGGCGGGGATGGGTTTTGGCTGATTGGCCGCGGCGGTTCCGAGCCTCCGCGCAGCCTGCACGCGACGGGACGGGCTGGGCGAAAGGCCGTTCCGGGACTCTACGAGGAAAACGGTCTGAATTCGGTGCCATGGCGTGGCCCCCTCGCCGCCCTGACCGTTCCGGGAACTGTATCCGGATGGGAGGCTGCCCTCGCGCTCTCCGCACAATGGCAGCCGCCTTTGCCACTTGAACGGTTGCTCGAACCCGCGATCCACTATGCCGAAGCGGGGTTTCCCGTCACCCGCAGTCAGGCCCGTCTTTGCACAGCCAAACGTGCGGAACTGGTCGATGTTCCGGGATTTTCCGATGTCTTCATGCCCGAAGGCAGGCCGCCGGAAGAAGGCGAGATTTTCCGCCAGCCCGCCCTTGCCCGCACCCTGCGCCAATTGGCTCGCAACGGCCTTCGCGATTTCTACGAGGGCGAGGTCGCGGCCCAGCTTGCCGCCGATCTCGAGGCCACGGGCAGCCCGGTGACCGCTGAGGATCTCGCCACGCATAAGGCCGAGTGGCTCGAGCCCTTGGCCCTCGAGTTGCCGCACGCAGGCGCTACGGTCTGGAACACGCGCCCGCCGACCCAAGGGCTGGTCTCGCTCATGATCCTCGGCATCGCCGACCGTCTCGATCTGGGGGTGGAAAGTTCGTTCCGACATGTTCACTGTCTTGTCGAAGCCAGCAAACGTGCATTCGCTGTGCGTGACCGCCACATCGCCGACCGCACGACCGTGCCCGCACCCGAACAGTTTCTCGCGTGCGAGTTTCTGGACCGAGAAAGGCGCCTGATCGACACCGCCCGCGCCGCGACTTGGGGCGAGCAGACGCATCCTGGCGACACGATCTGGATGGGCGTCACGGATCATGCCGGGCGCACCGTAAGCTTCATCCAGTCGCTCTATTACGAATTCGGCTCTGGCCTCGTCTCGCCACAGACCGGCATCACGCTGCAGAACAGGGGTGCCTCTTTCCGGCTGTCAGGAAACTGGAACATACTCGCGCCGGGCCGCCAGCCCTTCACGACGCTCAATCCGGCAATGGCCGCGTTCCGGGACGGCCGTCAGTTGACCTATGGCACTATGGGCGGCGAGGGCCAGCCGCAGACGCAGGCCGCGATTTTCACGCGGCTCGCCCGTTTCGGACTGCCACTCCAAGAGGCCGTGACGGCCCCGCGCTGGTTGCTGGGCAAGACCTGGGGCGAGGGATCGCTGAGCCTCAAGATCGAGAGCCGATTCGACGACGACGTCATCACCGCCCTGCGCGAAGCGGGCCACGATGTCGAGGTGACAGGCCCATTCGAGGACTTCATGGGTCACGCGGGCGCCATCCTGCGCCAACCCGACGGAGTACTTCGCGGGGCAACCGACCCCCGCTCGGATGGAGCGGTCTCGGCGATTTGA
- a CDS encoding FAD-dependent oxidoreductase has protein sequence MTIEDKSVDTIVIGGGLVGAAMTYGLLRAGQRVIMLDEGDVALRASRGNFGLVWVSSKGEFMPEYARWSRRSADVWAEFAGELEQDSGISPAYHKPGGLSFCLSEDELARKREQIERMSGYNGNLGYGAEMLDRQQMDEIFPGLGPDVLGGAYSPHDGHASPLHLLRALHKAIQIRGGRYVNEATAQTIEKDGTGYAVSTAKGSFRGAQVVLAAGHGNRWLAPMVGLDLPLIPEKGEILVTERARSLMPMPTHLLRQTAEGTIMMGDSHEDTGYSTASRTSVMSDLARHAIRCFPALAQLRIVRSWGAVRILTPDGCPIYQQSQTHPGVFSVNCHSGVTLAGAHALALAPALAQGALGPEFDAFHSRRFANGTVHASAH, from the coding sequence ATGACTATCGAAGATAAGTCCGTCGACACCATCGTCATCGGTGGCGGGTTAGTTGGCGCGGCTATGACTTACGGGCTTTTGCGGGCGGGCCAACGCGTGATCATGCTTGATGAAGGTGATGTGGCGTTACGTGCTTCCCGCGGGAATTTCGGCCTGGTCTGGGTGTCCTCCAAGGGCGAGTTTATGCCCGAATACGCCCGCTGGTCGCGCCGTTCGGCCGATGTCTGGGCCGAGTTTGCAGGTGAGTTGGAACAAGATAGCGGGATTTCGCCCGCCTATCACAAACCGGGCGGGCTGAGTTTTTGCCTTTCCGAGGATGAACTGGCCCGCAAGCGTGAACAGATCGAACGGATGAGCGGTTATAACGGCAATCTGGGCTATGGCGCCGAGATGCTAGACCGCCAGCAGATGGATGAGATCTTTCCGGGCCTAGGGCCTGATGTGCTGGGCGGGGCCTATTCCCCGCATGACGGCCACGCCAGCCCCCTGCACCTGTTACGCGCGCTGCACAAGGCGATTCAGATTAGGGGTGGGCGCTATGTCAATGAGGCCACTGCGCAGACCATCGAAAAGGACGGCACAGGCTACGCGGTTTCCACTGCCAAGGGGAGTTTCCGTGGCGCGCAGGTCGTGCTTGCGGCAGGTCATGGCAATCGCTGGCTGGCGCCGATGGTGGGGCTTGATCTGCCATTGATCCCCGAAAAGGGCGAAATCCTCGTGACAGAGCGCGCCCGATCGCTGATGCCGATGCCCACCCATCTTCTACGCCAGACAGCCGAAGGCACGATCATGATGGGCGATAGTCACGAGGATACCGGCTATTCCACCGCAAGTCGTACCAGCGTGATGAGCGATCTGGCCCGCCATGCCATCCGCTGTTTTCCGGCTCTGGCGCAGCTGCGCATCGTGCGTAGCTGGGGGGCGGTGCGTATCCTTACCCCCGATGGATGCCCGATTTACCAGCAATCGCAGACACATCCGGGCGTGTTTTCCGTCAATTGCCATTCTGGCGTAACCCTCGCGGGAGCGCATGCGTTGGCGCTGGCTCCTGCACTTGCACAAGGGGCGCTCGGCCCCGAATTCGACGCTTTCCATTCAAGGAGATTTGCCAATGGCACCGTCCACGCCTCGGCGCATTGA
- a CDS encoding RidA family protein encodes MTTITRHMKTRINHRIVEVDGMLHFGGLIADDLGLDMQGQTAQICAKIDALLAEVGSSKEKLVTAMLYITDFDQKEGMNAAWLDWLAADDLPTRATIGVANLGKDVLIEVVVSAVC; translated from the coding sequence ATGACCACCATTACCCGCCATATGAAAACCCGCATTAACCACCGCATCGTCGAAGTGGATGGAATGCTGCATTTCGGTGGATTGATCGCCGATGATCTAGGTCTCGATATGCAAGGCCAGACCGCCCAGATCTGCGCCAAGATCGACGCGCTTCTGGCAGAAGTCGGCTCTTCCAAGGAGAAGCTCGTCACTGCCATGCTTTATATTACCGATTTCGACCAGAAAGAGGGGATGAACGCGGCATGGCTCGACTGGCTCGCGGCCGACGACCTGCCCACCCGCGCCACCATTGGTGTGGCTAATTTAGGTAAGGATGTGTTGATCGAGGTCGTGGTCTCAGCAGTCTGTTGA
- a CDS encoding ABC transporter substrate-binding protein, whose protein sequence is MLKIGVHPMNLHLRLAQLWPGLFDGASVEFHSYVEGRDTGELIAKNTIAVGGTGSTPPLIAQSEGKPVIYLAASAPRPANGALLVAPDSEIAAMADLKGKRVALIDGSFHTYLLARSLEQAELGLKDVIRCEMSPQDSRKALMKGDVDVWIAMAPMIEQSIESGEAKLLSLCGATIPNRSVFWTLRDSEATDAELEAFVAGLVQLGKNIAADPEHAASLLAGEQADGKAVATWKSVIVGRDWTIVPATQCLVVEQQQEADTLHAHGDFSTRIEIEKFRPMATTV, encoded by the coding sequence ATGCTGAAAATCGGCGTGCACCCTATGAACCTGCACCTGAGGCTCGCGCAACTCTGGCCCGGGCTGTTCGATGGCGCGAGCGTCGAGTTCCACAGCTACGTCGAAGGCCGGGACACGGGCGAACTGATCGCGAAGAATACGATCGCGGTCGGCGGCACCGGCTCCACCCCGCCTCTCATCGCCCAGTCCGAAGGCAAGCCCGTCATCTACCTTGCCGCCTCGGCGCCCCGCCCCGCGAACGGCGCACTTCTCGTCGCGCCCGACAGCGAAATCGCCGCAATGGCCGATCTGAAAGGCAAGCGCGTGGCCCTGATCGACGGCTCGTTCCACACCTATTTGCTTGCGCGCTCGCTCGAACAGGCAGAGCTCGGCCTCAAGGACGTCATACGCTGTGAAATGTCGCCTCAGGACTCTCGCAAGGCTCTAATGAAAGGCGACGTGGATGTCTGGATCGCCATGGCGCCGATGATCGAACAGTCGATCGAAAGCGGCGAAGCGAAGCTCCTGTCCCTTTGCGGCGCGACGATCCCGAACCGCTCGGTTTTCTGGACCCTCAGGGACAGCGAGGCCACAGATGCCGAGCTCGAAGCTTTCGTCGCGGGTCTCGTCCAACTGGGCAAGAACATCGCGGCCGATCCGGAACACGCAGCATCCCTGTTGGCGGGCGAGCAAGCCGACGGCAAGGCTGTCGCGACTTGGAAAAGCGTCATCGTCGGCCGCGACTGGACGATCGTCCCCGCGACCCAATGCCTTGTCGTCGAGCAGCAGCAGGAAGCAGACACCTTGCACGCTCACGGTGATTTCAGCACCCGGATCGAGATCGAGAAATTCCGCCCGATGGCTACGACCGTCTGA